A region of Moorena producens PAL-8-15-08-1 DNA encodes the following proteins:
- a CDS encoding phage baseplate assembly protein V, with product MTNFLGKYRGKVKKNQDPKNLGRLQVIVPEVLDVDNENWALPCLPYTGKDMGMFTIPPEGANIWVEFEGGNRDRPIWTGCFWINEEVPKEVLAAYEQNGDPAEIQVFKTEDLILILSRRTKKEGVTLEIKLPKKDNKNAKKVIKLTLDKKGIEIKHDQQTLLKLTEDLLELKTKETGVDITAKQIQLKEKEGGEGKLEESGIELNKKSSTAKLTNDGIQLKNGKSEMQLASSGIKISNDGSEIAINSAIDVKNSGGAKINLSQVKVNVNNGALEVM from the coding sequence ATGACAAATTTTTTGGGTAAATACCGGGGTAAAGTAAAAAAAAATCAAGACCCTAAAAATCTCGGTCGCCTTCAAGTAATTGTTCCCGAGGTTTTAGATGTAGACAACGAAAACTGGGCTCTGCCTTGCTTGCCATACACGGGCAAAGATATGGGGATGTTTACAATACCACCAGAAGGTGCGAACATCTGGGTTGAATTTGAGGGAGGGAATCGCGATCGCCCAATTTGGACAGGTTGCTTTTGGATCAATGAAGAGGTGCCTAAAGAAGTTTTGGCTGCTTACGAACAAAATGGTGATCCTGCTGAGATTCAAGTTTTTAAGACGGAAGACTTAATTTTAATCTTGAGTAGGCGGACTAAAAAAGAAGGGGTAACCTTGGAGATTAAATTACCTAAAAAAGATAATAAAAATGCGAAAAAAGTAATTAAATTGACCTTAGATAAGAAGGGAATTGAAATTAAACATGATCAGCAAACGCTTTTAAAATTAACAGAAGATTTGCTAGAGTTGAAAACTAAGGAAACAGGAGTGGATATCACGGCTAAGCAGATTCAACTCAAGGAGAAAGAAGGTGGTGAAGGGAAACTGGAGGAATCGGGGATTGAATTAAATAAAAAATCATCTACGGCGAAATTGACAAACGACGGTATTCAGCTCAAGAACGGTAAATCAGAGATGCAACTAGCTTCCTCTGGGATAAAAATAAGTAATGATGGCTCGGAAATAGCCATTAATTCTGCTATAGATGTCAAGAACAGTGGCGGTGCAAAGATTAACCTATCTCAGGTTAAAGTAAACGTTAATAACGGGGCACTGGAAGTAATGTAA
- a CDS encoding GPW/gp25 family protein codes for MEIAYPFEIDENKRVAEADWPEHIRQMIEQVLFTTPGERVNRPTFGTGLMQLIFAPNSQDLTSSVELMVQSSLQEWLGELIHVEGLQVETEDTKLIVTVVYIIRRNQQREVAKFEQGE; via the coding sequence ATGGAAATTGCTTATCCTTTTGAAATTGACGAAAATAAGCGAGTAGCAGAAGCGGACTGGCCAGAACATATCCGTCAAATGATCGAGCAAGTGCTATTCACGACTCCGGGAGAAAGAGTCAACCGCCCTACGTTTGGCACGGGTTTAATGCAGTTGATTTTTGCTCCTAATAGCCAAGACCTCACTAGTTCTGTTGAGTTGATGGTACAAAGTTCTTTACAGGAGTGGTTGGGGGAACTGATCCACGTAGAAGGACTACAGGTAGAAACTGAAGATACCAAGTTAATTGTGACAGTGGTCTATATAATTAGACGTAATCAGCAACGGGAAGTGGCTAAATTCGAGCAGGGAGAATAA